One window from the genome of Streptomyces sp. NBC_00708 encodes:
- a CDS encoding dipeptide epimerase — protein MKCTRRTTELRLAEPLRISRSTTTARHAVRLSVEHLGLHGHGEAVTSVYYGLDTGALHQWLHRCSEALARFPDPETALAALPEDATGAPPAVTAAVESALLDLVGKRAGEPVYRLLGAAGAPMAATARTIGITTLSRAAALATRLADQGFTVLKVKAGSADPEDDIARVRAVRTAAPGARLLLDPNGGWSTSAAPRLLGRFAELGVEAVEQPVAPGDPEGLARLAARSPLPVVADEDAVSYEDARRLAGRVHGINVKLAKCGGAGAALRIADLIAGSGTDLMLGCLTASSLGIAPAVHLADRARWTDLDGHLLLSHDPWTGIGGDDGTVRASARPGLGVRPSTPFDPARGPVSRAEARP, from the coding sequence ATGAAGTGCACCCGGCGCACCACGGAGCTCCGGCTCGCCGAGCCGCTGCGGATCTCCCGGTCCACCACGACCGCCCGGCACGCCGTCCGGCTGTCCGTCGAGCACCTGGGGCTCCACGGCCACGGCGAAGCGGTCACCAGCGTGTACTACGGCCTGGACACCGGCGCCCTGCATCAGTGGCTGCACCGGTGCTCGGAGGCACTCGCCCGTTTCCCCGACCCCGAGACCGCCCTCGCCGCCCTGCCCGAGGACGCCACCGGCGCGCCACCGGCGGTCACGGCCGCCGTGGAGTCCGCGCTGCTCGATCTCGTCGGCAAGCGCGCCGGAGAGCCCGTGTACCGGCTCCTGGGCGCGGCCGGCGCGCCCATGGCCGCAACCGCCCGGACCATCGGCATCACCACGCTCTCCCGGGCCGCCGCCCTCGCCACCCGCCTCGCGGACCAGGGGTTCACGGTCCTGAAGGTCAAAGCCGGATCGGCGGACCCCGAGGACGACATCGCACGGGTCCGCGCCGTACGCACCGCCGCCCCCGGGGCACGCCTGCTGCTCGACCCGAACGGCGGCTGGAGCACGTCCGCCGCGCCCCGGCTGCTCGGCCGCTTCGCCGAACTGGGCGTCGAGGCCGTCGAACAGCCCGTCGCGCCGGGCGACCCGGAAGGGCTGGCCCGCCTGGCCGCGCGTTCACCGCTGCCGGTCGTCGCGGACGAGGACGCGGTGTCCTACGAGGACGCCCGCCGCCTCGCCGGCCGCGTCCACGGCATCAACGTCAAGCTCGCCAAGTGCGGCGGAGCCGGCGCGGCCCTGCGCATCGCCGACCTGATCGCCGGAAGCGGAACGGACCTCATGCTCGGCTGCCTCACCGCCAGTTCACTCGGCATCGCCCCGGCCGTCCACCTCGCCGACCGCGCCCGGTGGACCGATCTGGACGGGCATCTTCTGCTCTCCCACGACCCCTGGACCGGCATCGGCGGCGACGACGGCACCGTACGCGCGAGTGCGCGGCCCGGACTCGGCGTACGCCCGAGCACACCGTTCGACCCCGCCCGGGGGCCGGTTTCCCGAGCGGAGGCACGGCCGTGA
- a CDS encoding MFS transporter — MTTWREIRGFSPAVRLLLVNQLGVNTGFYLLIPYLAVHMSRDLGMSAAAVGTVLGVRNLSQQGLFVIGGSAADRLGARGVIITGCALRTVGFGLFALGDGTAVLLAASVLSGLAGALFNPAVRAYLAQEAGERRAEAFALFNVFATTGALIGPLLGSALLLVDFRAAALTAAGLFALLTVAQALMLPAGQVTPAEESVLADWREVVGNRAFMAFALAMVAMIALESQLYLLLPDGARRATGWDGAAGPVLLVATLAGLGLQLRITRALKRRGSRAGWISGGLALMGAAFVPPMLVTSGASAGAGDLPGALLHLAPVLVGALLLQTGLMIAQPFVMELVPAFGRSRLTGTYFGIFYVVSGIAAALGNAAVGWAMDTGGRTGAGWLPWACCLGLGLASAAAVARLHRVGALPGGPAPVPARA; from the coding sequence GTGACGACCTGGCGCGAGATCCGTGGCTTCAGCCCGGCCGTTCGCCTCCTGCTGGTCAACCAACTCGGTGTGAACACCGGCTTCTACCTGCTCATCCCCTACCTCGCCGTGCACATGAGCCGCGATCTCGGCATGTCCGCCGCCGCCGTCGGCACCGTGCTCGGGGTGCGCAACCTCAGCCAGCAGGGGCTTTTCGTCATCGGCGGCTCGGCGGCGGACCGGCTGGGCGCGCGCGGGGTGATCATCACCGGCTGCGCCCTGCGGACCGTGGGCTTCGGCCTGTTCGCCCTGGGCGACGGGACGGCGGTGCTGCTGGCCGCCTCGGTGCTCAGCGGACTGGCCGGCGCCCTGTTCAACCCGGCCGTTCGGGCCTACCTCGCCCAGGAGGCCGGGGAGCGCAGGGCCGAGGCATTCGCCCTGTTCAACGTGTTCGCGACGACCGGGGCCCTCATCGGCCCTCTGCTCGGCAGCGCGCTCCTTCTCGTCGACTTTCGGGCGGCGGCCCTGACGGCGGCCGGGCTCTTCGCCCTCCTCACCGTCGCCCAGGCCCTGATGCTGCCCGCCGGTCAGGTCACCCCGGCCGAGGAGAGCGTGCTCGCCGACTGGCGCGAAGTGGTCGGGAACCGGGCGTTCATGGCGTTCGCCCTGGCCATGGTCGCCATGATCGCGCTGGAGAGCCAGCTCTATCTGCTGCTGCCCGACGGCGCCCGACGGGCCACCGGCTGGGACGGTGCGGCCGGCCCGGTCCTCCTCGTGGCGACGCTCGCCGGTCTCGGCCTCCAACTGCGCATCACGCGGGCGCTGAAACGGCGCGGCAGCCGGGCGGGCTGGATCAGCGGCGGCCTCGCGCTCATGGGCGCGGCCTTCGTTCCCCCCATGCTCGTGACGTCCGGAGCGTCCGCCGGCGCGGGGGACCTGCCGGGCGCCCTGCTGCACCTGGCCCCGGTACTGGTGGGGGCCCTGCTCCTGCAGACCGGTCTCATGATCGCCCAGCCCTTCGTGATGGAACTGGTGCCCGCCTTCGGCCGCTCCCGGCTCACCGGCACCTACTTCGGCATCTTCTACGTCGTCTCCGGCATCGCGGCCGCCCTCGGCAACGCGGCCGTCGGCTGGGCCATGGACACCGGCGGACGCACAGGCGCCGGGTGGCTGCCCTGGGCGTGCTGCCTGGGCCTCGGCCTCGCCTCGGCCGCCGCCGTCGCCCGGCTCCACCGCGTCGGGGCACTGCCCGGAGGGCCGGCCCCCGTGCCGGCCCGCGCCTGA
- a CDS encoding ATP-grasp domain-containing protein: MAHLLMVESWVGSMSRLLPRAIREGGHEFTFLTRDLHHYLRSAPEGARHPLLSARHVLTAPTNDPGRLLPFAERAHAALGFDGVVSSCDYYLPLAARVAARLGLAGPAPEAMENACRKDATRDVLARAGVPGPRYAVCADWAETAKAAARIGLPLVVKPVDLCAGMLVRRVDDEAQLADAHRALADFPVNARGQRRSPVVLLEELLHGPEVSVETVTHGGRTQVIGVTDKSVGGAPAFVETGHMFPAALTEQDARAARDTAVRAVEALGLDHVVAHTEIKLTPAGPRVVEVNPRPAGNRITELVRHVTGIDIAAACVDVALGQEPDLRRHDTGLRSAAIGFLVPGAGGVLDAIDGGDTVGEAPDVLELSLAAPGTRVTAAGSNNAYLGHVMAGDTDGPGARDRVEALLSGLRPRVVSR; the protein is encoded by the coding sequence GTGGCTCATCTGCTGATGGTCGAGAGCTGGGTCGGGTCGATGAGCAGACTGCTGCCGAGAGCGATCCGGGAGGGCGGGCACGAATTCACCTTCCTCACCCGAGACCTGCACCACTACCTGCGCTCGGCACCCGAGGGAGCCCGCCACCCGCTGCTCTCGGCACGCCACGTGCTGACGGCTCCCACCAACGACCCCGGCCGGCTGCTGCCGTTCGCCGAACGGGCCCACGCGGCCCTGGGTTTCGACGGGGTGGTCTCGTCCTGCGACTACTACCTGCCACTGGCCGCCCGCGTCGCGGCCCGGCTGGGCCTCGCCGGTCCCGCGCCCGAGGCCATGGAGAACGCCTGCCGCAAGGACGCCACCCGGGACGTCCTCGCCCGTGCGGGCGTCCCCGGGCCGCGTTACGCGGTCTGCGCCGACTGGGCCGAGACCGCGAAGGCGGCGGCGCGGATCGGCCTGCCGCTGGTCGTCAAGCCGGTCGACCTGTGTGCCGGAATGCTGGTGCGCCGCGTCGACGACGAGGCACAGCTCGCCGACGCCCACCGGGCCCTCGCCGACTTCCCGGTCAACGCGCGGGGCCAGCGGCGTTCCCCCGTAGTCCTGCTCGAGGAGTTGCTGCACGGTCCCGAGGTCAGCGTCGAGACCGTCACCCACGGGGGACGGACCCAGGTGATCGGGGTGACCGACAAGAGTGTCGGCGGCGCTCCGGCCTTCGTGGAGACCGGACACATGTTTCCGGCGGCCCTCACCGAGCAGGACGCCCGCGCGGCCCGGGACACCGCGGTCCGGGCGGTCGAGGCGCTCGGCCTCGACCACGTCGTGGCGCACACCGAGATCAAACTGACGCCCGCCGGCCCCCGCGTGGTGGAGGTCAATCCCCGCCCCGCCGGCAACCGCATCACCGAACTCGTCCGGCATGTGACCGGCATCGACATCGCCGCCGCCTGTGTCGACGTCGCCCTCGGCCAGGAGCCGGACCTGCGCCGCCACGACACCGGACTGCGCAGCGCCGCCATCGGCTTCCTGGTGCCCGGCGCCGGGGGAGTGCTGGACGCGATCGACGGCGGCGACACGGTCGGGGAGGCCCCGGACGTGCTGGAGCTGAGCCTCGCCGCGCCCGGCACCCGGGTCACCGCCGCGGGCAGCAACAACGCATACCTCGGGCATGTGATGGCCGGCGACACCGACGGGCCGGGCGCCCGCGACCGCGTGGAAGCACTCCTGTCGGGCCTGCGCCCCCGGGTGGTGTCCCGATGA
- a CDS encoding ABC transporter permease, with product MAGVKAPGRWVARRLLLGGAQTAAVVVLVFAATEALPGDAAVALAGDQPDPARIEAVRTAMHLDRPAHERLLDWTAGLLHGDLGVSLTSGRPVAAALADGLGPTLLLAVPTVLLLVPAAIGLGVLAARREGGAVDRSISAVLLSLYAVPEFALGALLVAVFALRLGWFPPTAVGYGTELASHPAALVLPVLVLLARPVCSLARLVRAGMLDALASPYVAQARRYGISRTRVRYAHALPNALAPAAQQLARTIDWLLCGVVVVEALFVVPGLGTVLMNAVAERDLPTVQGLAVVFGLATVLLNLGADLVTHRLAPRTEMAA from the coding sequence GTGGCTGGCGTGAAGGCCCCCGGACGCTGGGTGGCGCGCCGACTGCTGCTCGGGGGCGCGCAGACCGCCGCCGTGGTCGTGCTCGTCTTCGCCGCCACCGAGGCCCTGCCCGGCGACGCCGCCGTCGCCCTCGCCGGCGACCAGCCCGACCCGGCACGCATCGAGGCCGTCCGCACAGCCATGCATCTGGACCGGCCGGCCCACGAACGCCTGCTGGACTGGACGGCCGGGCTGCTCCACGGAGACCTCGGCGTCTCGCTGACCTCGGGGCGGCCCGTCGCCGCCGCGCTCGCGGACGGCCTGGGCCCGACCCTGCTGCTCGCCGTGCCGACGGTGCTGCTGCTGGTGCCGGCCGCGATCGGCCTCGGCGTGCTCGCGGCCCGGCGCGAGGGCGGAGCGGTGGACCGGTCCATCAGCGCGGTGCTGCTGAGTCTCTACGCCGTTCCCGAATTCGCCCTGGGAGCACTGCTGGTGGCCGTCTTCGCCCTGCGGCTCGGGTGGTTCCCGCCGACCGCCGTGGGGTACGGCACCGAGCTCGCCTCCCACCCCGCCGCACTCGTCCTGCCGGTGCTCGTCCTGCTCGCGCGCCCGGTCTGCTCGCTCGCCCGGCTCGTCCGCGCGGGCATGCTCGACGCGCTGGCCTCCCCGTACGTCGCGCAGGCCCGCCGGTACGGCATCTCCCGCACCCGCGTCCGCTACGCGCACGCCCTCCCCAACGCCCTCGCCCCGGCCGCCCAGCAACTGGCCCGCACGATCGACTGGCTGCTGTGCGGGGTGGTCGTCGTCGAGGCCCTGTTCGTGGTCCCCGGGCTCGGCACCGTCCTGATGAACGCCGTCGCCGAGCGCGATCTGCCCACGGTGCAGGGGCTCGCGGTGGTCTTCGGCCTCGCCACCGTCCTGCTCAACCTCGGCGCCGACCTGGTCACCCATCGCCTCGCGCCCCGGACGGAGATGGCCGCGTGA
- a CDS encoding phosphoribosyltransferase yields MLFADRADAGRRLAEALGPLAQSDPVVLGLPRGGVPVAFRVAQELGAPLDVIVVRKLGVPHHPELGFGAIGEGGVRVISEDIVRRAGVSESEVASVQQAEEVELSRRARAFRGERPRIPLEGRTVVLVDDGIATGATALAACAVARAQGAAHVVLAVPVAPPSAAARLREEADELVCLSAPSGFSAVGEWYRDFDQTPDEEVVALLTRARQAGPRLTSDVLVEAGGVDLPGALTPAGDSGALVMFAHGSGSSRHSPRNRSVAAALNRAGLGTLLFDLLTADEEAEGGHVFDISALAGRLVDAAAWVREHSPGPLGVFGASTGAAAALQAAAVVGADRDTGIGAVVSRGGRPDLAGARLGEVRSPTLLLVGSRDTEVLDLNRRAQAELRCENRLDVIPGATHLFEEPGTLDEVAERARAWFVGHLTEGAG; encoded by the coding sequence GTGCTGTTCGCCGACCGGGCCGACGCGGGCCGGCGGCTCGCCGAAGCCCTCGGCCCCCTCGCGCAGAGCGACCCGGTCGTGCTGGGTCTGCCGCGCGGCGGCGTGCCGGTCGCCTTCCGCGTCGCACAGGAACTCGGTGCGCCGCTCGATGTGATCGTGGTCCGCAAGCTGGGCGTCCCGCACCACCCGGAACTCGGCTTCGGCGCCATCGGCGAGGGCGGCGTCCGCGTCATCAGCGAGGACATCGTGCGCCGGGCCGGTGTGTCGGAGTCCGAGGTCGCCTCCGTCCAGCAGGCCGAGGAGGTCGAACTGTCGCGCCGGGCCCGCGCGTTCCGGGGCGAACGGCCGCGCATCCCCCTCGAAGGACGCACGGTGGTCCTCGTGGACGACGGCATCGCCACCGGCGCGACCGCGCTCGCCGCCTGCGCGGTGGCGCGGGCGCAGGGCGCCGCCCATGTGGTGCTGGCCGTGCCCGTCGCGCCACCGTCCGCCGCGGCCCGGCTGCGCGAGGAGGCCGACGAGCTGGTGTGCCTGTCGGCGCCGTCCGGGTTCTCGGCGGTGGGCGAGTGGTACCGGGACTTCGACCAGACCCCGGACGAGGAAGTCGTCGCGCTGCTGACCCGCGCGCGACAGGCGGGGCCCCGGCTCACCAGCGATGTCCTGGTGGAGGCCGGCGGAGTGGATCTGCCCGGCGCCCTCACCCCGGCCGGGGACTCCGGGGCACTCGTGATGTTCGCCCACGGCTCGGGGAGCAGCAGGCACAGCCCGCGCAACCGGTCGGTCGCGGCGGCGCTGAACCGGGCCGGCCTCGGCACACTGCTGTTCGACCTGCTCACCGCCGACGAGGAGGCCGAGGGAGGCCACGTCTTCGACATCTCGGCCCTCGCCGGCCGCCTGGTGGACGCCGCCGCCTGGGTGCGGGAACACTCACCGGGGCCCCTCGGCGTGTTCGGTGCCAGTACGGGCGCCGCCGCCGCGCTCCAGGCGGCGGCCGTCGTCGGCGCGGACCGGGACACGGGGATCGGGGCGGTCGTCTCGCGCGGCGGCCGGCCGGACCTCGCGGGCGCCCGTCTGGGCGAGGTCCGCTCGCCGACGCTGCTCCTCGTGGGCAGCAGGGACACCGAGGTGCTGGACCTGAACCGCCGGGCCCAGGCGGAACTGCGCTGCGAGAACCGGCTCGACGTCATTCCCGGCGCGACGCATCTCTTCGAGGAGCCGGGGACGCTGGACGAGGTCGCCGAACGGGCCCGCGCGTGGTTCGTCGGCCACCTGACCGAGGGCGCCGGCTGA
- a CDS encoding class I SAM-dependent methyltransferase — MRNRNLLTDNPALYETRFPDDERLAGRWTEECLRTHGSGARVLDIGCGTGRDAAHLHTAGRTVTGADLSDAMLRYAARHHPGPRYLRADLRRFDLGAGDFDAVVCLDSALLYCRTDAELGGFLASCHRALAPGGLLVAEMRNGAYFLGRAHVTAAPAAHTFTHEGVTYRSVTRLRVDPASRLLHRSRTWTTDDGSPPVEQRSAWRLLLPDELRRTVTEAGFEVLALHDGPGPRTDPAWCEGAAPTGTTTGDRLHLIARRTAPHA, encoded by the coding sequence ATGCGGAACAGGAACCTGCTCACCGACAACCCGGCCCTGTACGAGACGCGCTTCCCCGACGACGAACGGCTCGCCGGACGCTGGACCGAGGAGTGCCTGCGCACCCACGGGAGCGGCGCCCGCGTCCTGGACATCGGCTGCGGCACCGGCCGCGACGCCGCCCATCTCCACACGGCGGGCCGTACGGTGACCGGCGCGGACCTCTCCGACGCGATGCTCCGGTACGCGGCCCGGCACCACCCCGGCCCCCGCTACCTCCGCGCCGACCTGCGCCGCTTCGACCTGGGGGCGGGGGACTTCGACGCCGTGGTCTGCCTGGACAGCGCGCTGCTGTACTGCCGGACCGACGCCGAACTCGGCGGCTTCCTCGCCTCCTGCCACCGGGCGCTCGCCCCCGGCGGGCTGCTCGTCGCGGAGATGCGCAACGGCGCCTACTTCCTCGGCCGCGCCCACGTCACCGCCGCCCCCGCCGCCCACACGTTCACCCACGAAGGCGTCACCTACCGCTCCGTCACCCGGCTGCGCGTGGACCCCGCCTCACGCCTCCTGCACCGCTCTCGCACCTGGACCACGGACGACGGGTCGCCCCCGGTCGAACAGCGCTCGGCCTGGCGCCTGCTGCTGCCCGACGAGCTGCGCCGCACCGTCACCGAGGCCGGATTCGAGGTGCTGGCCCTGCACGACGGGCCCGGCCCCCGCACCGACCCCGCCTGGTGCGAGGGCGCGGCGCCGACGGGCACCACGACCGGTGACCGGCTCCACCTCATCGCGCGGCGTACGGCCCCGCACGCCTGA
- a CDS encoding PLP-dependent cysteine synthase family protein, which yields MTTALLRPAGNRELLGLVGRTPLARITAPLPCPHPGFWAKLEGFGVGGMKARAAVSMLQGAEARGELLPGAPVVESTSGTLGIGLAFAGQALGHPVVLVGDTELEPSMRQLLRSHGARLELVGRPAERGGWQAARLARLRELLSTLPHAYWPDQYNNPDNTAGYASPAAEIAGRLDRVDVLVCSVGTGGHSAGTAAWLRRHWPALRLIGVDSTGSTIFGQPARPRLMRGLGSSIHPRNVAHDRFDEVHWVGPAEAADSCRRLARGNFVSGGWSTGAVALVAAWAARVHPDAVVATVFPDGPHRYLGSVFDDGFNALHGLRTGPPANRPVEISHPRAAEATGWTRCTTVVDPRAGAAHRPHTDPRAGAAHLPHAPRESR from the coding sequence GTGACCACGGCACTTCTGCGTCCCGCCGGCAACCGCGAACTGCTCGGCCTGGTCGGGCGCACCCCGCTCGCCCGTATCACCGCGCCCCTGCCCTGTCCGCATCCCGGCTTCTGGGCGAAGCTCGAAGGCTTCGGCGTGGGAGGCATGAAGGCACGCGCCGCCGTGTCGATGCTCCAGGGGGCCGAGGCGCGCGGCGAACTCCTGCCCGGCGCCCCGGTCGTGGAGTCGACGTCCGGCACGCTCGGCATCGGGCTCGCCTTCGCCGGCCAGGCGCTCGGCCACCCCGTCGTCCTGGTGGGCGACACCGAACTCGAACCGTCCATGCGGCAGTTGCTGCGTTCCCACGGCGCCCGGCTGGAGCTCGTCGGCCGTCCGGCCGAGCGGGGCGGCTGGCAGGCGGCCCGGCTCGCCCGGCTCCGCGAACTGCTGTCCACGCTGCCGCACGCCTACTGGCCCGACCAGTACAACAACCCCGACAACACGGCGGGTTACGCCTCGCCCGCCGCCGAGATCGCGGGCCGGCTCGACCGGGTGGACGTGCTGGTGTGCAGCGTCGGCACCGGCGGGCACAGCGCCGGAACGGCCGCCTGGCTGCGCCGCCACTGGCCCGCGCTGAGACTGATCGGGGTCGACTCCACCGGCTCGACGATCTTCGGCCAGCCCGCCCGCCCCCGGCTCATGCGCGGCCTGGGCAGCAGCATCCATCCCCGCAACGTCGCCCACGACCGCTTCGACGAGGTGCACTGGGTCGGCCCGGCCGAGGCCGCCGACAGCTGCCGCCGGCTCGCCCGGGGCAACTTCGTCAGCGGCGGCTGGAGCACCGGCGCCGTCGCCCTCGTCGCCGCCTGGGCGGCCCGCGTGCACCCGGACGCGGTCGTCGCCACCGTCTTCCCCGACGGGCCCCACCGCTACCTCGGCAGCGTCTTCGACGACGGCTTCAACGCCCTGCACGGCCTGCGGACGGGCCCACCGGCGAACCGGCCCGTCGAGATCTCCCACCCCCGAGCGGCGGAGGCCACGGGGTGGACCCGCTGCACGACCGTGGTCGATCCGCGGGCGGGCGCGGCCCACCGGCCGCACACGGATCCGCGGGCGGGCGCGGCCCACCTGCCGCACGCACCCCGGGAGAGCCGATGA
- a CDS encoding ABC transporter substrate-binding protein codes for MHDDHHGHVPGLHRRGFLIASGAAAGALALSGCAGASGPGPSDAEGDEGTPRRGGRLRAAFAGGGASETLDPHLSNLFADAARAKALYDKLADYGADLSARPRLAASWEPDTTLKRWKVSLRDAVFHDGKPVTAADVLHSYRRIADPKRAFRARASLEPIDLAASRALDLRTVEFVLKRPTAEFPNVMAAFGAYIIPASAREGDFDHAPVGSGPFRLVSFAPGRSTLLRRHDAYWEGAPHLDELEFVVADEESARVNALLGGQVEYAHELNPATARAHEHGGRVSIVRLRNSAMQSFAMKTDRPPFDDRRVRQALFLVADRAELVRSALSGAGEIGNDLFGKGYEYYADGLPQREQDLGRARRLLKEAGADDLRITLDTSPVATGFTEAAAVFRDQAAKAGITVRVRTGSKDTYWKDILDAGTLCCYRSGAMPIESHLSQRLLTDSTTNATHWRHQDFDALYQQAQSTRDPKQRADVYARMQRRLYTEGPFLIWGFADWILGTARNVRGIARTAPANTLDWARFDKVWLA; via the coding sequence ATGCACGACGACCACCACGGCCACGTCCCCGGCCTGCACCGCCGCGGCTTCCTCATCGCATCGGGAGCGGCAGCCGGAGCCCTCGCCCTCTCCGGCTGCGCCGGCGCCTCCGGCCCTGGGCCCTCCGACGCCGAGGGCGACGAAGGCACCCCCAGGCGCGGCGGCCGGCTGCGGGCCGCCTTCGCCGGGGGAGGGGCGAGCGAGACCCTGGACCCGCATCTGAGCAACCTGTTCGCCGACGCGGCCCGCGCCAAGGCCCTCTACGACAAGCTCGCCGACTACGGCGCCGACCTCTCCGCGCGGCCCCGCCTCGCCGCCTCCTGGGAACCGGACACCACCCTGAAGCGGTGGAAGGTCTCCCTGCGTGACGCCGTCTTCCACGACGGGAAGCCCGTGACGGCGGCCGACGTCCTGCACAGCTACCGGCGCATAGCCGACCCGAAGCGCGCCTTCCGGGCCAGGGCGTCGCTCGAACCGATCGACCTGGCCGCCAGCCGGGCCCTGGACTTGCGCACCGTCGAGTTCGTCCTCAAGCGCCCGACCGCCGAATTCCCCAACGTCATGGCTGCGTTCGGCGCGTACATCATCCCGGCGTCGGCACGCGAGGGCGACTTCGACCACGCGCCCGTCGGCAGCGGACCGTTCCGCCTCGTCTCCTTCGCGCCGGGCCGCTCCACCCTGCTGCGCCGCCACGACGCCTACTGGGAGGGCGCCCCGCACCTGGACGAACTGGAGTTCGTCGTCGCCGACGAGGAGTCCGCGCGCGTCAACGCCCTGCTCGGCGGCCAGGTGGAGTACGCCCACGAGCTGAACCCCGCGACCGCCCGCGCCCACGAGCACGGCGGGCGCGTGTCCATCGTGCGGCTGCGCAACAGCGCCATGCAGTCCTTCGCCATGAAGACCGACCGGCCGCCCTTCGACGACCGCCGCGTCCGCCAGGCGCTGTTCCTCGTCGCCGACCGCGCGGAGCTCGTCCGCAGTGCCCTGTCCGGCGCCGGTGAGATCGGCAACGACCTCTTCGGCAAGGGGTACGAGTACTACGCCGACGGTCTCCCCCAGCGCGAGCAGGACCTCGGCCGCGCCCGCCGGCTGCTGAAGGAGGCGGGCGCCGACGACCTGCGGATCACCCTGGACACCTCACCGGTCGCCACCGGATTCACCGAGGCCGCCGCCGTCTTCCGCGACCAGGCGGCGAAGGCCGGTATCACCGTCCGCGTACGGACCGGCAGCAAGGACACGTACTGGAAGGACATCCTCGACGCGGGCACGCTGTGCTGCTACCGGTCCGGGGCGATGCCCATCGAGTCGCATCTCTCCCAGCGCCTGCTGACCGACTCCACCACCAACGCCACCCACTGGCGCCACCAGGACTTCGACGCGCTGTACCAGCAGGCCCAGTCCACGCGGGACCCGAAGCAGCGTGCCGATGTCTACGCCCGTATGCAGCGCCGTCTGTACACCGAGGGCCCGTTCCTCATCTGGGGCTTCGCCGACTGGATACTCGGCACCGCCCGCAACGTCCGGGGCATCGCGCGCACGGCACCGGCCAACACTCTCGACTGGGCCCGCTTCGACAAGGTGTGGCTGGCGTGA
- a CDS encoding DUF364 domain-containing protein has translation MTAHTATAPAPGSCEELVSRVLAGAFGHNPRTLRVSTAFTTRQSVSHTGRAGGYRNEVLSLRIAAAVGSCAVEPGGLPDGAADDCVGTDAATLLAHPLRPVRIAALDAFLMHALPHGPASGARPLPLPAGTSLEKSRARARAVVGLLDLPPGRTVLVVGVVNSLLEALRERGLRYVPCDLKGGTTEWDEPVRENASDLLTRCDAVLASGMTLGNGSFEQFRTHALRYGKPLVMFAQTGSAVLPRFIGSGVTAVSAEPYPFFWLDGGPGTIHQYGGTR, from the coding sequence ATGACCGCACACACCGCCACCGCCCCGGCCCCCGGCTCCTGCGAGGAGCTCGTGTCCCGGGTCCTGGCCGGAGCCTTCGGGCACAACCCCAGAACGCTTCGGGTCAGCACCGCCTTCACCACCCGCCAGTCCGTCAGCCACACGGGACGCGCCGGCGGCTACCGCAACGAGGTGCTGAGCCTGCGCATCGCCGCAGCCGTCGGCTCCTGCGCGGTCGAGCCGGGCGGACTCCCGGACGGCGCCGCCGACGACTGCGTCGGTACCGATGCCGCCACCCTGCTCGCCCACCCGCTGCGGCCGGTACGGATCGCCGCGCTGGACGCCTTCCTCATGCACGCCCTGCCCCACGGCCCCGCCTCGGGCGCCCGGCCGCTGCCGCTGCCCGCGGGGACCTCACTGGAGAAGTCCCGGGCCAGGGCACGCGCCGTCGTCGGCCTGCTGGACCTCCCGCCCGGCCGGACCGTCCTCGTCGTCGGGGTGGTCAACTCGCTCCTGGAGGCGCTGCGCGAGCGCGGACTGCGGTACGTGCCCTGCGACCTCAAGGGCGGTACGACGGAGTGGGACGAGCCGGTACGCGAGAACGCCTCGGACCTGCTCACCCGCTGCGATGCCGTCCTCGCCTCCGGAATGACGCTCGGCAACGGCAGCTTCGAACAGTTCAGGACCCATGCGCTGCGGTACGGCAAGCCGCTCGTGATGTTCGCCCAGACGGGCAGCGCGGTGCTGCCCCGGTTCATCGGCTCCGGGGTCACCGCCGTGTCCGCGGAGCCGTACCCCTTCTTCTGGCTCGACGGCGGTCCCGGCACCATCCACCAGTACGGAGGCACCCGGTGA